Below is a window of Mucilaginibacter sp. PAMC 26640 DNA.
CATCCTCAGCATCAGGTTCGCGCACATCATCGCCTACGCGAATCTCGTGCATATCGTCCTTATCCTCTACCTGGTCGTCAAAATCTTCATCATCCTCATCATCCCAGTCGCCTTCAACAGCTTCATCTTCTTCATCCGGCGCCTGCAGGAAAAGAGTATCATACATAAAACCTGAATCGCTTGTTTCGTAGTACCTGCTTTCGGAAAATAGCATAATAGTAGTGTTTTAATTTATGAGACAAATACGTGTTACCTTATGTTTTATAAAATATTCAACTTATAATCAAATGTAGGGCTTGTACATCAAGCCCCTATTTACAAACTGTTACGTTATTATGAAATAATTGGGAGCACGGCATGCATAAGGCGCGTTTTGTGCTGTCAACTATACCGGTTCAGCAATGCCTCTATAACCGACTGTTCCATTTTTGATTTCTGGCTTAGGTAACGGGTAATGGTTCTTGTGCCATTGTTGATCTGCGTGTTTTCATAATCCTTATCTGATGTGTTATCAGCAATTTCTAAAGCAATGTTCAAATCGCGTAGCGCAATTAGTTCGGTGCGGTAATCACTGGCTTGCTTAATACTGCTTTTATAAGCATAGATGAGAGAAATAGCCGTAATTTCAATTAAACCCGCGACTATCATTTTAGCAACTACAGGTCCAAAATAAATAACAGGCTGATAGACGTTAGTAGATTCCGAAAAATTTGGCAGGAACAATACGCCTGCCCCTGATAATGCTAACAGTACTCCGGCAAGTAAGCTTTGTTTAGCCGAGTTGGTTGTACTATTTATAAATTTTTTCAGCTGCTCAATTTGATCCTGTGAGCCGGCGTTAAAGCTATTTTTCATCGTTCAATTTATTAAGTTTATACCAGGTAATTACAAATAATGTCTACAAAGAAGTCGTCACAGTCCCAATAATAACTGTGCGTAAAACCAAACCTTCCGGCCTTAAAGCGGCAATCGATGTTAATTAGGTTTGTATAATAATCCAACCCGCCACTTACATAATCTTTACTGTCGTAATAATTGCGCCATTGAATACCATCAAGCATTTTTTCTAAATCGCAGTACACCTCCATAAATGCTTTGTTCTTTAGGCGGTTGTTGCCAAAATTCAATGCACGCTGTTTAAAACCGTGAAAATTATCCAGCAGCTGCTGCCTTAAATACTCATTGTCTGGCACATTCTCTCTCAAAAAAAACACAATTTTATCAAGCGGGCATCCAAAAGTAATAAAGCCGCGCAGCTGCTCTTTTAAATGATTGCCGCCATAATAACGGCAAATACCTTTCTCGTTATAATTCACAATCTCTTGTTTATTAATCAGCAGGTTAAACTGATTAATGGCATCATATGCCACCTGCGACCCTAATGAATGCCCTGCTACAATTACTGCTGGATAGTAGAGCTTCAAGTCCTGTAACGGTGGCTTTACTTCTTGTTCACGGCCATCGTCTGGCGTATAATCTTCTGCACGTTCTATTAAAAATTGCAATGCATTTACCGCACCGTTTAAAATATTGCGCCTTACCGCATAAAATTTAGATTTAGGATCCACCACGTTATAAATAGCCACATCCCCCAGGATATTGGTCAGATCGTGTATTTTGCTATCGGCGTAGGATTGCAACATACCGTCTGCAAGTTTCCCTTGAAATGGTATCCTGCCCACTATCCAAATAATCAAACGCCATAAAAGATCCATGATTAAAAACAGCCGGGATACAAATGTCATAAAGAACCTGTAGGTACCTACTTTAAACTTCCCTGTTTTGGTATCGAAAAAGGGGCTTTTATCTTTATACTGTTGGCCTATTTGCCCGTTTTTTTGATAAAACTTCTCAGCCCCGTTTACTACGCCCTGCAGCCAGGTGTTAAGATCATTCCAACTCGCTTTATCTTCTGTATAATCCGCCCAATAATATTCGTATACATCAATAAAGTGTTCGCTGTCATCTTTTTTTAAACGCAATACATTATCAAACCATTTTGTGCCATTTTTATCCGTCTTGCTTATTATTTCGTGGCTTAACGAGATTGCGTCCGGGTAAGTTTTGCGATACTGCCTGGTAAGCCCGCGGCCAAACTGATCCAGCGTTTCCAGCGGCAGCTGATCGCCGATACCATGCACCACCATAATGGCGGTATTTTGTGTTACCCATTCAATGTCAGCAGCAATAGCAACTAGGCTGAGTATTTTATGCTCGTTTGGCAGGCTGTCTTTGTTCATAAATTTTACAATTTAAAAAGGTGCAACCAAAGGTTTAAGTAAAGCCGAGAGGTCAAACTTTTTGCTGAGTGCAAGAGTAATTACGGGTTTTGCACCCTTAATCAACAAGCCGCGCACTTCACCGCTAAATGTGAGCCCGAAAGTTGCTTCGGTAAGCCTATACTGTATCACATAAAACCAATTCCAGCTCTTAACTGGTATACCTGCATTTAATAGCTTATTATAGTAGGGTTCCACGCCTGGAAGCGGAAAATATTCGCCACCTCTTATCGGATTGGTAATGCTGAAACCTTGATTACTACGCCCGATAATGCCGTTAATATAAAGCGTGTAATTATCTTCTTTGAGATAAGAAGCCAGGCCGGCACCAAAGTAATGCGAACGCCCGTCATACTCAAAACTATTTTCTTTGAAAGGGTAAGTGTCTCGGGTATTAGCAGCAACAAATTGCGTTTGATTGCGGGCGGTTTTCGAATAATTAATAGTAGATGTTATACGCTGCCAAAGCATTTCAAAGTAAGTAGAAACTGATAAATGGAACCCGTCTTCTGACAACCTACCGTTTGTAAGCTGCAACTGTGGTGAAAGTAATAATCCAATTGACTTAACGCTGGTTGTTGCAATTACCCGACCAGTATCACTATATATCGGAAATCCGTTGTTAGTGGTGTCAAAACTTTGAGAGTTGCCATCCCGGTAGGTGAAGCCGCTGGCAAGCGACTGGCTTTGAGTGATGGATTGTGCCTCGTAAACACCGCCAATAAAACTTAAATTTTTCTTGTATTTGCCAATGCTTGCTACATCCTTCATGTGACCGAACACCCCAGCATAAAAATTATTGGTTTTAATCTTATCTAATAGGTCAAAGTTGGTACCCACTTCGGCCCAAAAAGACTTGTCAGGCACTATCACTTTAAGCCGCTGGCTGCCCCTGTTTATTTGGGATTGCCCCCTGATAAATAAGTCGATATTCTGCACTGTATTTAGCGTGTCTCCTGCTTTTAGGGTCTTTATGTGCAGCGGAACTGTTATTGTACCCTCGCTTCCTTTTCTCCATTCGTCAGCTGTTACGTTAACCGGGTTATCTACAATTTGAAACGTTTTCGCAATTGCCGAATCAGCAAATGCAAAGATCAGCTGACTGGAATCGGCATTGTACTTCCCATGAAATTTTAAGCGTACAGTAAAGGTATCAAGGGAGCTTACTAAAGTTGAATATCTGCGTTCGATATTTTTAATTTTGCCGGAAGCAATGATCTCTGCGCCTCCGTTTCTTACAAGAGCAGTTTTTTTACTGCTCACAATCTTACTTTCAAACGGTAAAAAACGGACATAGTGCCTGCCGCTAAACAATGGAGAAACCGGCGATACAACAAGTTCCTGCATTGTTTTAACAAGCTTTGTTTGCTCTAACGTGACCTCGATAGATTTAGTGACGGTGGTATCACCTCGTTTGCTCCAATCGGTGTTATTAATAATTATTTTATCCGCAGCCGGTATAAAATCGAGCCCCGCCAGTTCAACAATAGGGTTGAAAGCCAAGCTGACTTTTAGAAAGTCTTTATGATGCCCCCCATTCTTTTTAAGCAAAAACTTTAATTTAATAGTATATCGTTTAAGCGTATTCTGTTGGATAGTATCCAGTGAGATTTCGGTAAGTTCTTCTACCAAGGTAACCGAATCAGCGGGAACATACCTTAAACTGGTCTTCGTAAAGGAAGAGATTGTATTTGATGGCTTGACAATACCTCTTGAGAGGCAAATAAAAGGCAAAAAAAACAAAATGGCGGTGCCTGCTAAGGTAAAAGGCGATTTGTTGTGATTGTGTTTCATAGTATAAGTCTAAATGTCAATTAATTAAGTAAAATTAACATGCTCAGATGAACAGCATCAACCGTAAAAACACCCTTTTTAAGGTTTGTATTTTATAAAAATTCTTACTACATTTGCAGCCCCGTAATAGCGGGTATTTAATTAAAAATCAAAGTATAACAATGCAACAGTACGAAATCGTGATCGTTCTAACCCCGTTGTTGTCAACAGAAACAGCTGCTGAGGCTATCGCCAAATACAGCAAAGTTTTAACAGACAACGGAGCCGAAATTGTCCAGGAGGATAATTGGGGTTTGAGAAAACTTGCGTACCCTATTCAAAAGAAGACTACAGGGTACTATCACTTAACTGAATTCAAGGCTCCCGGTGAAGTAATTAACAAATTGGAAGTTGAGTTAAGGCGCGATGAGCGTGTGCTACGTTTCCTTACCATTGCGCTGGATAAACATGCAGTAGCATACAACGACAAAAAACGCAGCGGTGCTTTTAACAAGAAGCCTGCAGCTAAAGTGGAGGAAAGCAAATAATGGCAAACGACCAAATTAAATACGTTACCGCTCCCAAGGTGGAGGATAACCGTAAGAAATACTGCCGTTTTAAGAAAAACGGTATCAAGTATATCGACTACAAAGACGCTAACTTTTTATTAAAGTTTATTAATGATCAGGGTAAAGTATTACCACGCCGTTTAACCGGTACTTCATTAAAATTTCAGCGTAAAGTGGCACAGGCTGTTAAACGTGCCCGCCACATTGGTTTATTGCCTTACGTTACAGACTCATTAAAATAATCAGGAGGTTTACAAAATGGAAGTTATTTTAAAACAAGATGTAAAAAACCTGGGTGATAAAGACGATGTAGTAAACGTTAAACCAGGTTATGGCCGTAATTTCCTTATCCCTAAGGGTTATGCCATATTAGCCACAGTATCTGCACGTAAAGTATTGGCAGAAAACCTGAAACAGGCTCAATTTAAACAAGATAAAATTCGCAAGGATGCTGATGCTATTGCTGCACGTTTAGAAGGTGTTAAACTTACTATTGGCGCTAAAGCAGGCGAAAGCGGCAAGATCTTCGGTGCTATCAATACCATACAGGTAGCTGATGCATTAAAGAAAGAAGGTTTTGAAGTTGACCGTCGCCGCATCACTTTTGACCAGGAGCCTAAATTTGTAGGCGAATACGTTGCAAACGTAAACCTGCATAAAGAAGTAAAAGTTCAGGTACCTTTTGAAGTAGTAGCTGAATAATTTTAATTTCGGATATCGGATTTCCGATTTCGAATTTTAAATATCTAAAAGGTGTTTTGCATTTGCAGAACACCTTTTTTGTTTCCTAATTTTGCAGCACAATGGCCCCTAATTCCCGCTCTTCAAAAAAACCTGCTTCTCAATCGAAATCCCGTCATTCGAAATCTATTTTCGGCGGCGGCATATTTCGTCTTTTGTTCCGTATCGTCAAACTGGTGATTATCGCCTTTGTCGCACTCAGTGTTTTTGGGGTGCTGTTGTTCCGGTTTATAAACCCACCCTTCACCTGGCTAATGATCCAGCGCGGCTTTGAACAAAAAGCCAATGGCAAGGATTGGAAGATAGACAAAGAGTGGGTAGCTTTTAACGACATTGCAGACCCGATGAAACGCGCAGCCGTTGCTGCAGAAGATCAAACTTTTTTAGAGAACCATGGCTTCGACTTTAAAGCTATTCAGCGCGCCATCCAAAAAAACGCCAACAGTAAAAAACTAATTGGCGGCAGCACCATTACCCAGCAAACCGCTAAAAACGTTTTCCTGTGGCCAGGCCGGTCGTTTATCCGCAAAGGGTTTGAGGCGTGGTTCACCATGCTGATCGAAGCTTTCTGGAGCAAAAAGCGAATAATGGAGATCTATCTCAACGTTATAGAAATGGGTGATGGTATTTATGGTATCGAGGCAGCATCACAGGCATATTTTCATAAACCTGCCGCACAGTTAAATAACAGGCAGGCTGCAGCCATTGCAGTAATTTTCCCAAGTCCGCTAAAATGGTCTGCCACCAACCCAACCCGCTATTTAAAGCACCGCCAATATTTGATCAGGGCTAATATGCGCAGGCTGGGGCCGCTGGAGTTTTAGGCAAGATCCTTTTCTCGGTAAATGATATTTGTTTGCATTAAAACACTCACTCGAGTCCTAATAAACAGGCCCTTTGGCAAGATTGGTCAACCCTGGCAATTGAGCATTACAAAAAGCTTGTTTTACCTTATATTTTATTCCACCTGGGCAAACGTCCAAACATTTCGATGTGCTTTTCTAAGATTGTTCTTTCAACCGCATCCGGACAGTCATTCAACTTTTGATCATGAGTTACGTACCAATAAACGTCAAGCGCTTCAATATCTTCAATAAGCATTTGTGCCGGCCAGGAATTCTTCCTGGCAACTTTCCCAAATTGATGGCCATTAACAATTTGATCTTTCATTCCTCCAAGTCCTGCTTTTCTTAACGAAATATTTCCATCAGTGCCTTTTTTGCCTGATCGGCCAATATAAACCAATTCAATGCCGCCGTGCGCCAATGCATATATCAGGTAAACTCCGCCCTTGTCTGAAGGGGCATTGCATGCTATGGAAACGCTCTCGGTGGGACTGAAAAAAAAATGCCCGGTTGTTTTATATTTTACAAGTTCATCAAATATTTCATTTGCTATATACATTGCGCATCAAAATAGCTACTCATACGGACCATCTATTTTATTCCTTGTTCTAAATATCCAGCTAACGCGCGGATCCTGGCCGATACTACCCCTATTTGCTGCTCCGTTTCGGTCCAGTTGCGTTGCTCTATTGCTTCGCGAATGCCCGGCAGTGTTTTTACGCCATAGCCGGTATAAAAGCCCGGTGCATAAATGGTATGCTTGTACCATCCCCTGCGCGGTAATCCATCCGTTGATAACAATTGTTGCTCGGCATGGTAAAGCAGCCCGTTAAGTTTTTTATGGTCCCCGTCCTTTAACGTAGCTGAGGCCCAGTAAACGGAAAGCTTATCTGCCGATTTTTTGAGCGAATCCAGCGCAGTGGTCAAGGGTGCAAAATTTACCACCGGCACATCTGCTTTTGCTGCAGGTGCCATATATTTTACAGCAGGATCGGCAGCCAATGTATAGGCATTGCCTTTTACCATCTGGTTATCTACCTGTGTGGCCTCCCGCATATCGGTAACCAGTTTAGCCAGCTCGGTGGCATACCGTCCAATGGTTTCCTGCAGATTACGGAAATCGAATGGTAATACATCCGCATCTGCCATGCGCAAGGCGGCATGCCCGGCGGTTTTACTTAAAGCAACCCCGTATTCGAATGTGGGATCCTTGAAACGCTTGTAATCATCGTACGAATCATAAATTGAGTGATATTCGCCGCCACCATCTTCGCCTCCAAAGCCAAAATCGAGCGTAGGTATACCCAAATGCTGCAAAAAAGAGGAGAAATCCGAGCCGGAGCCCAGCGGCTCCAGTCGCTGCCCTTTACGGTCCAGGATCTCTTTTTTATCGCTTATTGATGAAGCACCAACTAATTGTGATGCCTTTTTACGCTCAAATACGCTCACCTTCGTTTGTGGATCAATAACTCCCTGGGTTATTTCGTCTGTAAAGGTCTCCAGGGCCTGCGAGCCGCCTGCGTTTAAAAACCCGCGACCGTTGCCATCTGAATTAATATAGACTACTGCTTTTTGCTGCAGCTCTTTCTCGTGCCCTTCGGCATATTCGGTAGAACCTATCAGGCCCGGCTCCTCACCATCCCAGGAGCAATAAACAATACTGCGTTTTGGTTTCCAACCTGTTTTTAACAAGGCACCTAATGCCCTGGCTTCTTCCAGCATAGCTGCCTGCCCGCTTATTGGGTCGTTTGCGCCATTTACCCACGCATCATGGTGATTACCCCGCATTACCCATTCGTCCGGGTATTCTGATCCTTTTATTTTTGCGACTACATTATAGGCAGGAACCATGCTCCAGTTAAATTCCAATTTTAAATGGGCGATGGCCTTGCTCCCTCCCAAATGATAAGTGATAGGCAAAGAACCGGCCCAGCCTGCCGGGACAACCGGCCCATCCATCCCAGCCAGCAAGGGCTGTGCATCGTGGTAGCTGATCGGTAACACCGGGATCTTCAATATGGTTGTGGCATCAGCCCGGTTCAACCGTTTGGCTTCTTTGGTTGCACCCACGCCCGGCGTAAGCGGATCGCCAGGGTAAAGCACCATATCCATTACAGAGCCACGCTGAACGCCGTATTCATTTTTGTACGCACCCATGGGATATACATCACCGGCTGAATAGCCGTCATCTGCCGGATCTGAGTAAATAATACAGCCGATAGCGCCATGCTCATAGGCAACTTTGGGTTTGATGCCGCGCCAGGAATGGCCGTATTTGGCAATCACGATTTTCCCTTTAACATCTATACCCAGCGTTGCCAGTTTTTCATAGTCGGCCGGTAAGCCGTAATTTACAAACACCAGTGCACCGGTTACGTCTCCATCCGCACTCCAGGCATTGTAAGTGGGCAATTGGTTGGCCTGCCCGGAGGTGCCGTCTGCTGCCAGCACAGGTTCTTTTAACAGCGCAGTATATTTATTGGGAGCGGTGAGTTCCAGCACCCGTGTTTTTGGCGTAGGGAAAAGCACAGTATAGGTTTCCAGCCGGGCATCCAGCTCATAGCTTTTGTACATGGCCAGGATCTTATCGGCTACTGCCTTGCTCCCCGGCGAACCCAGGCTATGCGGAAAAGCAGAAAGATCTTTAATGGTTTGGCCAATGTGAGCAGCGCTTAAAGAGGCATCAAAGGCTGCTTCGTTTTGCATTTGTTTAGCTGCTGCATCAGGGCTAAAACCAGTTATCGTTTTTTGCTGACCGAAAGCAACACTTGTACTTAAAAGAAGAATGGCTAGAGATTTTTTCATGCAATATGTTGAGATAGGTGAAGATATAGAATTTGAATGAACAATGCAGGCCTGAAGCAGCTTGATTTTTAGCGCATTCGGAAACTATCGTTCAAAAGATAAGCATAGAAGGTGTTTCATCGAAAGTGATTCACAATATTTATGGCGAAAATTCAACTACTATAATGCATTGAAAAACAATGATTTGCACAAATAAGTTTCTGGATGGGTGTTTCACCTAAAAATGCAACCAATTGGTAATCAAACAGAAAGGTGATTCACCCGATTCAGATTCGCGGAATGAAACACCTGTATAGTGATGCAAAAAATTTTAAGTTTTAATGATTAGTCCCGGTGTAGGTTTATACTTTACTAAAGATAAAGAATAATCAATTGTCGATTGCTTGTCGCGATGGAACTATTTATATTTCCAATGCCTGGTTTTGCCCTCGCTGATCCATTGCAACCCTTCCGCCAGCCGTTTTTGGCGTGTGGCATCGCTCTTGGCATCTTCAAACCAGGCAATGTATTCTTTTTTTTGCGAGGCACTAAAGTTTTCGAAATGACCCGAAGCATCAGCGTTTTTATCCAGCAGATCTTTTAAATAGGAAGGAACTTCCTGCGCAGCGCTCATGGTGGGCATTTTTTTTGCTGCCGGTTTAGGAAGGGCTTTAGCAGCAGGTCCTCTCAGGGCCATCGCCTGCCGGATATACCAGATCAGGATATCGTCTTCGGGCAAATCGCTTAAGGATTCAATTCTGCCCAGGCTCCCTGCGGATTCGCCACCCTCCAGATGAAGGATACCGTGCGGATCGGGCAAGGTTTCTGCCTTCCAGAAACCAAATCCAAGATGTTGTTTAAATGCCATCATATGACAAAGTATGCCGTTATACTCAAAAAAAGGCGAACTCCATTTCATAGTTTCCTTAATCTCCGGCGAGGCTTTATGCACAAGTTCGCGCAGATGAATCAAGATGGGTTTGGCAAAATCGGCCGCCTTCGCAATGTAGGCATCTATCCGTTGATCGTACTGTTCCATTATGCAATATAAATACAAAAATGAAATATTGGCCCCCTAGCCGCGCAATAAATTCTTCAGATCGGGATGCGATTGCGAAGCCAGGAATTCAGTAATTTCAAACTCGGCCAGTTGGTGTTTATGGAAAGGATCTTCAGCAATGATCTTTTCTAAGATCTCCTTATCGTCTGCCTGGGCAATGATTATCCCGCCGGTACGCGGCACCTTTCTGCCACTCATGATGAAAACATCGGCCCTGTAATATTTATTGAGATACTTTACATGTGCCGCCATGTGCTCGTCGAGTTCCTCCAGCGGAACAATATAGGTGAGGTTGATGATAAACATTTTAGAACAGATTGGTAATTAATTTAACAGCGACTAACCCTATTGGTTTGTGCTTCCTAAAGCTTTGGGTCACTTTAAAAAACAAAAGGACCTGCATAGCTTTTCGCCATGCAGGTCCTCTATATTCAGCATCATGATTGGCTTACACCAATTGCATAAGTGCTTCTTTAGTAAAACCTTTTAATTCATCTGTACGGTGCTCACGAATTTTCTGTACCCAGTATGGGTCGGCAAGTAACGGGCGCCCTACTGCCACCAGGTCAAAATCACCGCGATCCATCCTGCGCAATAATTCGTCGAGTGAACTCGGCTGTGAACTTGCACCGCCAAAAGCAGCCAAAAATTCTCCGTCGAGGCCTACCGAACCAACCGTGATTGTTGCCTTGCCGGTAACTTTTTTGGCCCATCCGGCGAAGTTCAGGTCTGATCCTTCAAACTCCGGCTCCCAGAAACGGCGCTGCGAATTATGGAAAATATCCACACCTGCATCAGCCATCGGGATCAACCACTCTTCCAGTTCCTTCGGCGTTTTGGCCATTTGCAAATTATAGTCAGCAGGCTTCCATTGTGATAAGCGAATGATCACTGCAAAATCTTCTCCTACCTGTTTCCTTACTTCTTTTATCACCTCTATTGCAAAGCGGCTGCGTTCGGCCAATGTTTTGCCACCATAACTATCGGTGCGCAGGTTGGTGCCTTCCCAAAAGAACTGGTCTATCAGGTACCCATGTGCGCCGTGGATCTCCACGCAATCAAAACCCAGTTTTTTAGCATCAGCAGCGGCGCGGCCAAAAGCGGCGATGGTATCAGCAATGTCGGCATCAGTCATCGTGTTACCATTATTTGAGCCCGGTTTGTTTAAGCCAGAGGGCCCTTCAAAGGGCTGCGATGGCAACCAGCCTGATTGGTGATTATCCATAATGCCCATATGCCAGATCTGCGGACCCATGGCACCGCCCGCGGCGTGTACGCCATCCACTACATTCTGCCAGCCGTTGAGGGCTTCAGTACCGTAAAAATGCGGGATACTTGCATCATTGGATGATGATACCCGTTCTATAACTGTACCCTCAGAAAGGATCAGTCCAACTTCTCCTTCGGCGCGCTTGCGATAATATGCAGCCACGTCTGGAGTTGGTACCCCATTTGGAGAGAACGACCTTGTCATGGGAGCCATAACGATGCGGTTTTGGATATTTAAAGATTTCAGGCTAAACGGCCTGAATAAGGTGTCTGTAGTACTCATGATATATATTTAATACGTAATATTTGATTTATAATTCGGATCCAATCAGCTCACTCAGGGCAGCAAAGGCTTCTTCATTTCTTTTATAGTAGGTCCACTGCCCTATACGGGTAGCGCTAACCAATCCGGCCCGTTGCAGCAGCGACAAGTATTCGGAAACGGTAGACTGGGTAAGCGAGGCTTTTTCCTGAATTTTGCCTACGCACACACCGGCCCCGCATGCCGCAGTATGTCCCGGAAAATTAATTTCCGGCTGTTTTAGCCATTGCAGAATCTGCAAGCGGGTGTTGTTTGAGAGTGCCTTAAATATGGCGAGCTGATCCATGGCACAAAGATATATCGGGTTTTCCCGATATCTAAATAAAAGAAAATAGATGACTCATGGCTGATAATGACACGGAGTAGCGTCTTGCCTATTAGAAAGTTTTAGAACAGCTTTTATTTGAGAGCTACTCCACCACCAAGTCCCGGAATAACTGGATATGCCAGCTATCTTTAAACGGTACTTCCCATTTGGTTTGCAAATCTGACAGGTTTTGCGCCATGTTGTTAAATACAATGGTGCTGGTACCGATCTTACCTTCTTTGAGTAGTTCTTCAAATTGGTGGCGCGGTACGGAAACGATTTCTTCACCATCACGATAAGCCAGGTTAAATCTGTCGAATAAATTAATTCCAAATTGCGGCTCCAATTGCTTCATAAAATTGACTGATTTATCAATAGTGCAACCGCTGGCTCCGGCCTGGCTTTCATCCACAAACAAAATTAAAAACCGATTGTACCTGATCTCGGCCTTTGCTTTCAACTGGTTATTGTGGGCCGTCCACCCGGTAGTAAAATTGTCTAGCTGCACCTGTATTTGCAGGGTTTCGGCATCGGTTAATTTACGGTCGGATTGGTAGATCCAAACCCGGGTGTGTGAAGAAAATTCCATATGCAAATTTATTCAATTTATTAAATTAGAAGTATTGATTGTTGTCATCCCAGCATCAATTCTACCTGTTGTGAAAAAAGTAAATATTGTAATACTCATTTTGGCGATGACGCCACTTTTATACAGCTTTAGAGCTTTGATGGGCGAGCAGGAGTGGCTAA
It encodes the following:
- a CDS encoding 30S ribosomal protein S6, which codes for MQQYEIVIVLTPLLSTETAAEAIAKYSKVLTDNGAEIVQEDNWGLRKLAYPIQKKTTGYYHLTEFKAPGEVINKLEVELRRDERVLRFLTIALDKHAVAYNDKKRSGAFNKKPAAKVEESK
- a CDS encoding 30S ribosomal protein S18; translation: MANDQIKYVTAPKVEDNRKKYCRFKKNGIKYIDYKDANFLLKFINDQGKVLPRRLTGTSLKFQRKVAQAVKRARHIGLLPYVTDSLK
- a CDS encoding 50S ribosomal protein L9, giving the protein MEVILKQDVKNLGDKDDVVNVKPGYGRNFLIPKGYAILATVSARKVLAENLKQAQFKQDKIRKDADAIAARLEGVKLTIGAKAGESGKIFGAINTIQVADALKKEGFEVDRRRITFDQEPKFVGEYVANVNLHKEVKVQVPFEVVAE
- a CDS encoding monofunctional biosynthetic peptidoglycan transglycosylase, producing the protein MFGGGIFRLLFRIVKLVIIAFVALSVFGVLLFRFINPPFTWLMIQRGFEQKANGKDWKIDKEWVAFNDIADPMKRAAVAAEDQTFLENHGFDFKAIQRAIQKNANSKKLIGGSTITQQTAKNVFLWPGRSFIRKGFEAWFTMLIEAFWSKKRIMEIYLNVIEMGDGIYGIEAASQAYFHKPAAQLNNRQAAAIAVIFPSPLKWSATNPTRYLKHRQYLIRANMRRLGPLEF
- a CDS encoding folate hydrolase, giving the protein MKKSLAILLLSTSVAFGQQKTITGFSPDAAAKQMQNEAAFDASLSAAHIGQTIKDLSAFPHSLGSPGSKAVADKILAMYKSYELDARLETYTVLFPTPKTRVLELTAPNKYTALLKEPVLAADGTSGQANQLPTYNAWSADGDVTGALVFVNYGLPADYEKLATLGIDVKGKIVIAKYGHSWRGIKPKVAYEHGAIGCIIYSDPADDGYSAGDVYPMGAYKNEYGVQRGSVMDMVLYPGDPLTPGVGATKEAKRLNRADATTILKIPVLPISYHDAQPLLAGMDGPVVPAGWAGSLPITYHLGGSKAIAHLKLEFNWSMVPAYNVVAKIKGSEYPDEWVMRGNHHDAWVNGANDPISGQAAMLEEARALGALLKTGWKPKRSIVYCSWDGEEPGLIGSTEYAEGHEKELQQKAVVYINSDGNGRGFLNAGGSQALETFTDEITQGVIDPQTKVSVFERKKASQLVGASSISDKKEILDRKGQRLEPLGSGSDFSSFLQHLGIPTLDFGFGGEDGGGEYHSIYDSYDDYKRFKDPTFEYGVALSKTAGHAALRMADADVLPFDFRNLQETIGRYATELAKLVTDMREATQVDNQMVKGNAYTLAADPAVKYMAPAAKADVPVVNFAPLTTALDSLKKSADKLSVYWASATLKDGDHKKLNGLLYHAEQQLLSTDGLPRRGWYKHTIYAPGFYTGYGVKTLPGIREAIEQRNWTETEQQIGVVSARIRALAGYLEQGIK
- a CDS encoding GTP cyclohydrolase codes for the protein MFIINLTYIVPLEELDEHMAAHVKYLNKYYRADVFIMSGRKVPRTGGIIIAQADDKEILEKIIAEDPFHKHQLAEFEITEFLASQSHPDLKNLLRG
- a CDS encoding 12-oxophytodienoate reductase, whose protein sequence is MSTTDTLFRPFSLKSLNIQNRIVMAPMTRSFSPNGVPTPDVAAYYRKRAEGEVGLILSEGTVIERVSSSNDASIPHFYGTEALNGWQNVVDGVHAAGGAMGPQIWHMGIMDNHQSGWLPSQPFEGPSGLNKPGSNNGNTMTDADIADTIAAFGRAAADAKKLGFDCVEIHGAHGYLIDQFFWEGTNLRTDSYGGKTLAERSRFAIEVIKEVRKQVGEDFAVIIRLSQWKPADYNLQMAKTPKELEEWLIPMADAGVDIFHNSQRRFWEPEFEGSDLNFAGWAKKVTGKATITVGSVGLDGEFLAAFGGASSQPSSLDELLRRMDRGDFDLVAVGRPLLADPYWVQKIREHRTDELKGFTKEALMQLV
- a CDS encoding transcriptional regulator is translated as MDQLAIFKALSNNTRLQILQWLKQPEINFPGHTAACGAGVCVGKIQEKASLTQSTVSEYLSLLQRAGLVSATRIGQWTYYKRNEEAFAALSELIGSEL
- a CDS encoding ABC transporter ATPase, translated to MEFSSHTRVWIYQSDRKLTDAETLQIQVQLDNFTTGWTAHNNQLKAKAEIRYNRFLILFVDESQAGASGCTIDKSVNFMKQLEPQFGINLFDRFNLAYRDGEEIVSVPRHQFEELLKEGKIGTSTIVFNNMAQNLSDLQTKWEVPFKDSWHIQLFRDLVVE